The genomic interval GGTAAATAGAATAGAACAAAATTTAACACTTTGaagctaaatttttataacttattttcatcaatttgtttttcatattaaatactttgattttatgaaaaatattattttaaattttaattattaaagtgcACTTGCAGCTTCAAAGTATCCAAACATGTGAATATATGATTCATATACAATtatgaatatgtataatttatcatatgttCAGtagttttatattctaaattaatatactcAAGGTGAAAAATATTAGCATTTCTTGTACATTgtcattaacaaaaatatacattttgcctctgatacaaataaatttgtatgatTAACTGTttcttatcatattatatacaataattttttgtatataacatacatatttctttttataattattaattattaagattatcttACTATACTATCTTACTTATCTTAATATTACACTTATGCTATCAATATAATCTTACGAAGTAGACTCAATACCCGAAGCTATTGTAGGTAATTGTTGaggtacaaaatttataacttcaTGATAAACaagttctaaaaaaaataaaaattaattattatattatcaatatatcaccaattaaaattatattaaaataataaaacaaacctttccatttttcaacagGTAAATCCATATCTTCAAAACTTTGATCATAAGGTAAAGATACTGGTTCATCAGTTGGATCAGCATATTGTGCAAGATATGGATGAGCTAAAGCTTGTTCTGCTGTAATGCGTTTCTCAGCATCTAATTCTAACATTAATTCAAGTAAATCTATAgctaaaaagtaatataaagatacgtttatttaatatataaaaataatttttacataatttagaagatttaatttatataataattacctaAAGGATTGGCTCCGCGGAAAAcatctttgaaattcttttttttaagcggAGGTAAACTTTGTATATAGTTTCTTGcctaaaacaataaatttttttgttacattttaattttgacataatatttatatattacattaatatttaaaatttatataaattttttaaaaattatgtataaaataaattataccatttttatatacttaatttcagtaataataattcatgttatttatttatatagaatataatataaaaaatttaaagcaaaatcatattatgcataaaattatttattgtagagagaaaaatgtaaataaattatgatgaaaaaatttagattcatagaaaaaatgattaaagaaataattaaaaagctaaacaaaaaatattgataaaaaaattacctcTTGGCtggtaattttgtttaaagttTCCTCTGTGGGTGTTCCACAGAGTACTAAGACTCGTGTTAGATGATCAATGTCTGCTTAAAGTTAAGGTATGTTTAaagcataatttatattatatagaaggaatagtaaaaattcaaatataaaatgaattaaatttacattttaaacacttgttaacatttgaaaaaagtatacacacatatacatacacaccaTACACACTCGCACGTACGCACCCACACACACATATCACatttatacatacaaaaaagttcataaatattataaaaaaatctattattttagtcatacaatttaataaaattaaataaaatttattaatcaaaaaaatataaattagtaagAAATATGTAACATGCAAGGCATGTAAATcacaaaatgttataaatgagAAACAtgcattatttatgattttctctttttctacttctaattattatgtaataaaaattacttaccgattctgataatattttttgcataaattcGTCTCGTGGAGTACCCAGTATCTCCATTATTAAATTCAGTTGATGAATATCTGCTCTTGCTAAGGTTCCACCAcacctttttctattttcactaaatattttgattattaaataagtataataaataatataatttcatgcaTTATTGTCTATGAATAGGAAATATGAACATAACAACATGTAtggctttttatatttatataaaaaataatttccctcacttttaaacaaaaactaaattaaagcATTTTCTGCCAGCtggcaaataaaatataatgtaattaatatattagtaaaataaatgaaaatattaaagcaaGAAAGAAGCTATGTAGACCCTTAGCAAaaagcatattttttaattctgatgattaaaaatagttaaagatttgtaatatttattaaacaattaggaaaaaagatttgtgtatattagtataattaattaaataaaaacattgattttgattattaaatattaatattcaaagagattaaaaagcataattataaaaaggatACGATCTGTTCCCGGAAATAATGTTCGCCCTGTTAATAGTTCAGCCATTATACATCCAACAGACCAAATATCAactaaaaagtataaatattgtaccattatatattaaaaacaaattacaaaataaaaaaaatatacctgTTTGATTGTAATGCATCCAATTGAGCATAATTTCTGGAGCTCTATACCATCTTGTAGCAACATAACCAGTCATTTCATTTTCTGTAGGCCTAGCCAAtccaaaatctaaaattttcagCTCACAATCCTCATTTACAGCTATGTTAGAAGGCTTCAAatcctatatttataaataatatatatttaaaagtattcttTATCACATTTAAATTGTCAGTATCATTTGATATTGTAAAGTAAAGTATTACTTTACCCTATGTATTATACCCGcggaatgaatatatttgagaccacgaaaaatttgataaacaaGAAATTGTACATGATCATCAGAAAGCTTTTGAGTTCTTACAATATTATTGAGATCTGCACCCATCAGATGCGTCactaaatatctattaaaagtaTATGTCATTACTAAAACATGATAAGGAGTCATAATCAAGggattgaagaaatataaataaaattatagtaaaatataaaatgaaatacttACACTTGTTGAAAATCTTCTAAAGAAGAAGATGGATGAAAAACATCTAATAAACCAATTATctgcaattaattatatgattatttattataaaacttataaatcttttatctttataagataataatctaataaaattatattattatagaatataattatttttaaatctaatttcaaGACAAAGTCTACTATTCTACTGtgccaatttcaaaaatacattatatatatatatatatatatatatatatatatatatatatatatatatatatatatatatacatatacatatacatattattcatatttctataCTCACATTTTCATGA from Apis mellifera strain DH4 linkage group LG8, Amel_HAv3.1, whole genome shotgun sequence carries:
- the LOC411915 gene encoding mitogen-activated protein kinase p38b isoform X2 — its product is MPQFHKVEINRTEWEVPERYQMLTPVGSGAYGQVCSALDTKTGQKVAIKKLARPFQSAVHAKRTYRELRMLKHMNHENIIGLLDVFHPSSSLEDFQQVYLVTHLMGADLNNIVRTQKLSDDHVQFLVYQIFRGLKYIHSAGIIHRDLKPSNIAVNEDCELKILDFGLARPTENEMTGYVATRWYRAPEIMLNWMHYNQTVDIWSVGCIMAELLTGRTLFPGTDHIHQLNLIMEILGTPRDEFMQKILSESARNYIQSLPPLKKKNFKDVFRGANPLAIDLLELMLELDAEKRITAEQALAHPYLAQYADPTDEPVSLPYDQSFEDMDLPVEKWKELVYHEVINFVPQQLPTIASGIESTS
- the LOC411915 gene encoding mitogen-activated protein kinase p38b isoform X1 — protein: MPQFHKVEINRTEWEVPERYQMLTPVGSGAYGQVCSALDTKTGQKVAIKKLARPFQSAVHAKRTYRELRMLKHMNHENIIGLLDVFHPSSSLEDFQQVYLVTHLMGADLNNIVRTQKLSDDHVQFLVYQIFRGLKYIHSAGIIHRDLKPSNIAVNEDCELKILDFGLARPTENEMTGYVATRWYRAPEIMLNWMHYNQTVDIWSVGCIMAELLTGRTLFPGTDHIDHLTRVLVLCGTPTEETLNKITSQEARNYIQSLPPLKKKNFKDVFRGANPLAIDLLELMLELDAEKRITAEQALAHPYLAQYADPTDEPVSLPYDQSFEDMDLPVEKWKELVYHEVINFVPQQLPTIASGIESTS
- the LOC411915 gene encoding mitogen-activated protein kinase p38a isoform X3; this translates as MLKHMNHENIIGLLDVFHPSSSLEDFQQVYLVTHLMGADLNNIVRTQKLSDDHVQFLVYQIFRGLKYIHSAGIIHRDLKPSNIAVNEDCELKILDFGLARPTENEMTGYVATRWYRAPEIMLNWMHYNQTVDIWSVGCIMAELLTGRTLFPGTDHIDHLTRVLVLCGTPTEETLNKITSQEARNYIQSLPPLKKKNFKDVFRGANPLAIDLLELMLELDAEKRITAEQALAHPYLAQYADPTDEPVSLPYDQSFEDMDLPVEKWKELVYHEVINFVPQQLPTIASGIESTS